In Dyadobacter sp. NIV53, a single window of DNA contains:
- a CDS encoding TonB-dependent receptor, producing MKITLLFIILFCSILGFQNSYAQNEPEKKITMRLDSARFYDFVKQIESQTNYYFYYDATRFDSLALDLNVSNQSIREVLDQVFKGSEFEYAIDKQNRIYITAGQKIITQLQPGLFNPDSPGDGPVSYEGPENDAKEKLLSSAESKLHEIGIKKTRISPGNSTLTGYIRNAITGEPVIGAAIFIESPSIGVTTDALGLYALTIPRGKHLIKVKSTGMRETQRQIVLYSDGKLDVEMRESVIALKEVFVKAGMDKNVVGTQMGTVKLTIKDLKQVPTVFGETDLLRTIMTLPGIKSVGENSTGLNVRGGSTDQNLIQFNDAVIYNPSHLFGFFSAFNPDVLRDVEIYKSTIPAKFGGRLSSVLDINSRDGNKKKYVASGGIGLVTGRLTVEGPIIKDKTSFLLGGRSTYSNWVIKALDNPAYNQSSASFYDLNLNVSHEINEKNSLLLTGYVSDDRFRLYGDTLYSYQNKLAALKWKHTFNEKLYGVFTASHSRYQYAMGASGLPLNSFDLKFNINQSNFKADLSYELDPRHTLNFGLSSIYYKLNPGTFTPRGTQSLIISDRLEAEQATESAVFIEDKFEVNPRLSITAGIRYSFFQYLGPKTVNTYVPGFPIDYIYQDSTKVYGSGKKIQNYGGPEYRASVRYSVFDNLSLKVSYNTLRQYIHLLTNTMTVSPTDIWKLSDKYVKPQIGDQLSVGLYRNFRGNKIEVSLEGYYKNIKNFLDYKGGDSLIMNHNIEAAVLNTKAKAYGVEFLVKKATGKLNGWISYTYSRTLLRAIDRESPDAPNHGNFYPSNYDKPHDFTMITNYRLSHRFSISANFTYSTGRPYTPPIGKYYIDGGYRVYYADRNQFRIPDYYRADVAMNIEGNHRVKKLAHSSWTLAVYNVLGRKNASSVYFQTIAGQVNGYQLSIFGQPIPTITYNFRF from the coding sequence ATGAAGATAACTTTACTCTTTATTATTCTGTTTTGTTCAATATTGGGTTTTCAAAATTCTTATGCACAAAATGAACCGGAAAAAAAGATCACCATGCGGCTGGATTCAGCACGTTTTTATGATTTTGTAAAACAGATAGAATCTCAGACCAATTATTATTTTTATTACGATGCTACCAGGTTCGACAGCCTGGCCCTTGACCTGAATGTAAGCAACCAGTCTATTCGTGAAGTGCTGGATCAGGTATTCAAAGGCTCAGAATTTGAGTATGCGATCGATAAACAGAACAGGATTTATATAACAGCAGGGCAAAAGATCATTACACAGCTTCAGCCGGGATTATTTAATCCTGATAGCCCAGGTGATGGTCCGGTTTCTTATGAAGGCCCTGAAAATGATGCTAAGGAAAAGCTGTTGTCTTCTGCGGAGAGCAAACTGCATGAAATTGGAATAAAAAAAACACGTATATCTCCCGGAAACTCTACACTTACCGGCTACATCCGCAATGCAATAACCGGCGAACCTGTTATTGGAGCTGCCATTTTTATAGAATCTCCTTCTATTGGTGTAACTACCGATGCTCTTGGATTATATGCACTTACAATCCCAAGAGGAAAACATCTGATCAAAGTCAAAAGTACCGGAATGCGTGAAACACAACGTCAGATCGTTCTTTACTCGGACGGAAAACTGGACGTGGAAATGCGTGAAAGTGTTATCGCCCTAAAGGAAGTTTTTGTAAAAGCAGGAATGGATAAAAATGTGGTCGGAACTCAAATGGGAACCGTCAAACTTACCATCAAGGATCTTAAACAGGTTCCGACCGTTTTTGGTGAAACTGATTTGCTTCGTACGATTATGACCTTGCCCGGAATAAAATCTGTAGGAGAAAATAGCACCGGGCTCAATGTACGCGGAGGTTCGACAGACCAGAACCTGATCCAGTTCAATGATGCGGTTATTTACAATCCTTCCCATCTTTTCGGGTTTTTCTCGGCATTCAATCCGGACGTACTGCGGGATGTCGAAATTTATAAAAGTACAATTCCTGCAAAATTCGGAGGTAGGTTATCGTCTGTGCTGGACATCAACAGCCGTGATGGCAATAAGAAAAAATATGTTGCTTCAGGTGGAATCGGGTTGGTTACAGGCCGGCTGACCGTTGAAGGGCCAATTATTAAGGATAAAACTTCTTTTCTTTTGGGCGGACGATCAACCTATTCCAACTGGGTGATCAAAGCCTTGGACAATCCTGCATACAACCAAAGTTCTGCGTCTTTTTATGATCTGAACCTGAATGTAAGTCATGAAATTAATGAAAAGAACAGCCTGCTTTTAACAGGTTATGTGAGCGATGACCGTTTCCGGTTATACGGCGATACACTTTATAGCTATCAGAACAAACTGGCTGCCCTGAAATGGAAACATACCTTCAATGAAAAATTATATGGTGTTTTCACGGCTTCCCACAGCAGGTACCAGTATGCAATGGGCGCGTCAGGGTTGCCTCTTAATTCGTTTGACCTGAAATTCAATATTAACCAGTCCAATTTTAAAGCGGATTTAAGCTACGAACTTGATCCGCGCCATACGCTTAATTTCGGGCTGAGCTCCATTTATTATAAACTAAATCCCGGAACGTTTACACCACGGGGAACACAATCCCTGATTATATCAGACAGGCTGGAAGCCGAACAAGCCACAGAAAGTGCTGTTTTTATAGAAGATAAATTTGAAGTAAATCCAAGGCTTTCTATTACTGCCGGTATCCGCTATTCCTTTTTTCAATATTTAGGCCCTAAAACAGTAAATACCTACGTTCCTGGTTTTCCGATTGATTACATTTATCAGGATAGTACCAAAGTATATGGTTCCGGTAAAAAGATCCAGAACTATGGCGGCCCCGAATATCGTGCTTCGGTTCGTTACAGCGTTTTTGATAATCTTTCACTTAAAGTCAGCTACAATACATTAAGACAATATATCCATTTGCTGACCAACACCATGACCGTTTCTCCAACGGATATCTGGAAACTAAGTGATAAATACGTTAAGCCACAGATTGGCGACCAGCTTTCGGTAGGATTATACAGGAATTTCAGAGGCAACAAAATTGAAGTTTCACTGGAAGGTTACTACAAAAACATTAAAAACTTCCTGGATTATAAAGGTGGTGATTCGCTTATCATGAACCATAATATTGAAGCAGCCGTGCTTAATACCAAAGCAAAAGCTTACGGAGTTGAGTTTCTGGTAAAGAAAGCAACCGGAAAACTGAATGGCTGGATAAGTTATACCTATTCGAGAACACTACTCAGGGCCATAGACAGGGAATCGCCTGATGCACCGAACCATGGCAATTTCTATCCAAGCAATTATGATAAGCCGCACGATTTTACGATGATCACCAACTACCGGCTTTCTCATCGTTTTAGTATCTCTGCGAATTTCACATATAGTACAGGCCGGCCTTACACGCCTCCAATCGGTAAATATTATATTGATGGGGGATACAGAGTCTATTATGCAGATAGAAATCAGTTCCGGATTCCGGATTATTACCGCGCGGACGTTGCGATGAATATTGAAGGAAATCACCGGGTAAAAAAACTGGCGCATAGTTCCTGGACTTTGGCCGTGTATAACGTTCTGGGACGAAAAAATGCTTCGTCGGTTTATTTCCAGACTATTGCCGGGCAGGTTAACGGATATCAGCTTTCCATATTTGGCCAGCCGATACCAACCATTACTTACAATTTTAGATTCTAG
- a CDS encoding NAD-dependent epimerase/dehydratase family protein, which yields MKILITGGAGFVGSALAISLKLNYPHYQIFALDNLKRRGSELNLSRLKQHGVEFVHGDIRSKEDFDNIPAVDTVIEASAEPSVLAGLDGTPDYLINTNLFGTVNCLNFALKHKAAFIFLSTSRVYPIKTIETLNFVEEETRFSLSDEQSVPGVSSKGIAEDFPLTGARSLYGTTKLASELIIQEYNEFYNLRTVINRCGVITGPWQMGKVDQGVMVLWIAKHYFEQQLGYFGYGGTGKQMRDMLHVADLYRLIDWQLHNLDKVNGEIINAGGGLQSSASLQELTKICQEVTGKTIPIKVVPETRTADIRLYLTDNTKVTAMTGWEPKIGIRQIVEEITAWLAENEKDLAPILM from the coding sequence ATGAAAATTCTTATTACAGGAGGAGCAGGTTTTGTTGGTTCTGCTTTGGCTATATCACTAAAATTAAACTATCCGCATTACCAAATATTCGCATTAGATAACCTGAAACGCCGCGGTTCAGAACTAAATTTGAGCAGACTCAAACAACATGGAGTAGAGTTCGTTCATGGTGATATCCGTAGCAAAGAAGATTTTGACAATATACCGGCAGTAGATACGGTAATAGAGGCATCTGCCGAACCTTCTGTTCTGGCAGGATTGGACGGAACACCTGATTATCTGATTAATACAAATTTATTCGGCACTGTAAACTGTCTCAATTTTGCATTAAAACATAAGGCAGCTTTTATCTTCCTTTCTACAAGCCGCGTTTATCCAATCAAAACCATTGAAACCTTAAATTTCGTGGAAGAGGAAACCCGGTTTTCTTTATCGGATGAACAGTCGGTACCAGGTGTTTCTTCAAAAGGAATTGCTGAAGATTTTCCTTTAACCGGTGCAAGATCATTGTATGGAACCACTAAGCTTGCTTCAGAACTGATCATTCAGGAATACAATGAATTTTATAATCTGCGTACCGTTATCAATCGCTGCGGCGTAATTACAGGCCCATGGCAAATGGGCAAAGTGGATCAGGGTGTGATGGTATTGTGGATTGCAAAGCATTATTTTGAACAGCAACTGGGTTATTTCGGCTACGGAGGTACTGGCAAACAAATGCGCGATATGCTGCACGTTGCGGATCTGTACAGACTGATTGACTGGCAATTACATAATCTGGATAAAGTTAACGGGGAAATAATAAATGCAGGCGGCGGTTTACAAAGCAGTGCTTCGTTACAGGAACTGACCAAAATATGCCAGGAAGTTACAGGCAAAACGATTCCAATTAAGGTAGTCCCTGAAACCCGTACAGCAGATATCCGTTTGTACCTGACCGACAATACAAAAGTTACGGCAATGACAGGATGGGAACCAAAAATCGGCATTCGCCAGATTGTAGAGGAAATTACGGCCTGGCTTGCAGAAAATGAAAAAGATCTGGCTCCGATTTTGATGTAG
- a CDS encoding hydroxymethylglutaryl-CoA lyase produces the protein MKIIECPRDAWQGHQPFIPTEQKINYLNKLLRVGFDTIDFGSFVSAKTMPQVSDTAAIIEKLDLSHSSTKLMAIVANERGAADACQFDQITYLGYPFSISETFQLRNTNATIAESILLVQRIASLCRQSKKELVIYISMGFGNPYGDNWNPEIVLEWIKTLSQFGIKIFSLADTVGVAKVEDIESLFSEIIPKWPGLEFGAHFHTIPDNWKEKTEAAYLAGCRRFDGALFGYGGCPMAQNDLVGNMPTEKLIDFSNEKKELSNLNLKELQEAKAMFLQLIGN, from the coding sequence ATGAAAATCATCGAATGTCCGAGAGATGCATGGCAAGGCCATCAACCTTTCATACCGACGGAACAAAAAATCAATTACCTGAACAAATTGCTTCGGGTAGGTTTTGACACGATTGATTTTGGAAGTTTTGTTTCGGCCAAAACAATGCCGCAGGTAAGCGATACTGCGGCGATTATTGAAAAACTCGATCTCAGCCATTCTTCCACAAAATTAATGGCTATTGTTGCTAATGAACGTGGTGCAGCAGATGCATGCCAATTTGATCAGATCACTTACCTGGGATACCCGTTTTCTATTTCTGAGACTTTTCAGCTGCGCAATACGAATGCAACGATAGCAGAATCAATTTTGCTTGTACAAAGAATAGCTTCACTTTGCAGACAGTCAAAGAAGGAACTGGTAATTTATATTTCCATGGGCTTTGGAAATCCATATGGTGATAACTGGAACCCGGAAATTGTATTGGAATGGATAAAAACACTGAGTCAGTTTGGAATCAAAATTTTTTCACTGGCTGATACTGTTGGTGTTGCCAAAGTAGAAGACATAGAATCTTTGTTTTCAGAAATTATCCCAAAATGGCCGGGCCTGGAATTTGGAGCACATTTCCATACAATTCCGGATAACTGGAAAGAAAAGACAGAGGCTGCATACCTGGCTGGCTGCCGTAGATTTGATGGCGCTTTATTTGGATATGGTGGCTGTCCAATGGCTCAAAACGACCTGGTCGGAAATATGCCAACAGAAAAACTGATTGATTTTAGCAATGAAAAGAAGGAGTTGTCAAATCTGAACTTAAAAGAATTACAGGAAGCAAAGGCTATGTTTCTTCAATTGATCGGTAATTAA
- a CDS encoding thymidine kinase, with amino-acid sequence MFIEPLNRKEYQTQRTGWIEVICGSMFSGKTEELIRRLNRAKIARQQTQIFKPALDKRYHPENIVSHNDNSIPSIPVSFAQEIIQLAGDSEVVGLDETQFFDENIVEVCNILANSGKRVIIAGLDMDYLGKPFGCIPQLMSIAEYVTKVHAICMVCGEIASYSYRLSSSNERVLLGQTDLYEARCRRCFNLGENAKYRE; translated from the coding sequence ATGTTCATCGAACCATTAAACAGGAAGGAATATCAAACCCAACGAACGGGCTGGATCGAAGTGATCTGCGGCTCAATGTTCTCCGGAAAAACAGAAGAATTGATCCGCAGACTTAACAGGGCCAAAATTGCAAGGCAGCAAACACAAATTTTTAAGCCTGCTCTGGATAAACGATATCATCCCGAGAACATTGTTTCTCATAACGACAATTCTATACCGTCCATTCCGGTATCATTTGCTCAGGAGATCATTCAACTTGCAGGAGATAGCGAAGTAGTCGGACTGGATGAAACCCAGTTTTTCGATGAAAATATTGTGGAAGTTTGTAATATCCTGGCCAATTCCGGCAAACGTGTAATCATTGCCGGTCTGGATATGGACTATCTTGGAAAACCTTTTGGCTGTATCCCACAACTGATGTCCATTGCCGAATACGTAACGAAAGTACATGCTATATGCATGGTTTGCGGAGAAATTGCTTCATATTCATATCGCCTTTCATCTTCCAATGAAAGGGTTTTATTAGGGCAGACTGACTTATATGAAGCGCGTTGCAGGAGATGTTTTAATCTGGGAGAAAACGCTAAGTACCGTGAATAG
- the uvrA gene encoding excinuclease ABC subunit UvrA produces MKHLNDNELAGQDLIEVQGAREHNLKNIDVNIPRNQLVVVTGISGSGKSSLAFDTIYAEGQRRYMESFSSYARGFIGEMERPDVDKISGLSPVISIEQKTTSRNPRSTVGTVTEIYDFLRLLYARAGEAYSYVTGRKMVKQSQDQIVNQLMTQFLGQKTVLLAPAVKGRKGHYRELFVQIARLGYTKVRVDGEVQDIVPKMQLDRYKVHDIEIVIDRVVPKTEEQDPQSRYRLSQSVATAIKQGKGALMILDEKGETYYFSQNLMDPESGISYDDPAPNAFSFNSPYGWCPTCQGLGVVEEITEDSIIPDKKLSITHGGIAPMGEYREAWIFKQLEVLLKPFKVTLATPLEKFPEEAIKLVLYGSEDAVPVPSKKYPGTEWETKFDGIINFLKRQQETGNDKIQDWLKDFMTIQTCPECQGKRLRKESLHFKVDQKDIAELSNSDIRQLSEWLTDLEDRLEDRQRVIAHEVLKEIRKRVGFLLDVGLDYLTLNRALRTLSGGEAQRIRLATQIGTQLTGVLYIMDEPSIGLHQRDNVRLINSLKSLRDLGNTILVVEHDKDMMLASDYILDIGPGAGRHGGHVVGAGTPEEFLKNGSLTAEYLSGRESIVIPKKRRKGNGSTISLKGCTGHNLKNVNMTFPLGTMISVTGVSGSGKSSLIHETLFPLLNHYFYKSRREPLAYKSIDGLEHIDKVIEVDQSPIGRTPRSNPATYTNLFTDIRSLFAELPEAKIRGYKPGRFSFNVKGGRCEDCEGAGMKKIEMDFLPDVHVNCETCKGKRFNRETLEVRFKGKSVADILDMTVETALEFFENLPRILRKVQTLNDVGLGYITLGQHATTLSGGEAQRVKLSEELSKRDTGKTLYILDEPTTGLHFQDIRHLLNVLNKLVEKGNTVLIIEHNMDVIKVSDHIIDIGPEGGALGGRIIAEGTPEKVSKVKGSYTGYFLKEELK; encoded by the coding sequence TTGAAACATTTGAATGATAATGAACTTGCAGGGCAGGATCTGATAGAAGTACAGGGCGCCCGCGAGCATAATTTGAAAAATATTGATGTTAATATTCCCCGCAACCAGCTGGTGGTAGTAACAGGAATTAGTGGAAGCGGCAAATCTTCTTTAGCTTTTGATACAATTTATGCTGAAGGCCAGCGGCGTTACATGGAAAGCTTTTCCTCCTATGCCCGGGGATTTATTGGTGAAATGGAGCGCCCTGATGTAGATAAGATCAGCGGGCTTTCGCCGGTAATCAGCATTGAGCAAAAAACAACTTCAAGGAATCCGCGCTCTACGGTTGGTACAGTAACAGAAATCTATGATTTTCTTCGGCTGCTTTATGCACGTGCTGGAGAAGCTTATTCCTATGTTACGGGGCGAAAAATGGTTAAACAATCACAGGATCAGATTGTTAATCAATTGATGACCCAGTTTTTGGGGCAAAAGACAGTGTTGCTTGCCCCGGCTGTAAAAGGCAGGAAGGGACATTACCGTGAGTTGTTTGTACAAATTGCCCGTCTGGGTTATACGAAGGTACGCGTAGATGGAGAAGTACAGGATATAGTCCCAAAAATGCAGCTGGACCGTTACAAGGTTCACGACATTGAGATTGTGATAGACCGGGTTGTTCCCAAGACGGAAGAACAGGATCCACAATCAAGGTACAGGTTAAGCCAGTCAGTTGCTACTGCTATTAAGCAGGGAAAAGGAGCATTAATGATTCTGGATGAAAAAGGTGAAACTTACTATTTTTCCCAAAATCTGATGGATCCTGAATCTGGCATCAGTTATGATGACCCGGCGCCTAATGCTTTTTCTTTTAATTCACCATATGGCTGGTGTCCGACTTGCCAGGGCCTTGGTGTTGTGGAGGAAATAACGGAAGATTCTATCATTCCGGACAAAAAATTAAGTATTACCCATGGTGGTATCGCTCCAATGGGTGAATACCGGGAAGCATGGATTTTTAAGCAGCTGGAAGTTTTGCTGAAACCATTTAAAGTGACCCTTGCAACTCCGCTGGAAAAATTTCCGGAAGAAGCAATCAAGCTGGTTCTTTATGGCAGTGAAGATGCTGTACCAGTTCCTTCAAAAAAATATCCGGGAACAGAATGGGAAACAAAATTTGACGGGATTATTAACTTTTTGAAACGCCAGCAGGAAACAGGAAATGACAAGATACAGGATTGGTTAAAGGATTTTATGACCATACAAACCTGTCCTGAATGTCAGGGAAAACGTTTGAGGAAAGAATCTCTACATTTCAAAGTAGATCAGAAAGATATTGCAGAATTATCCAATAGTGACATTCGCCAGCTATCAGAATGGCTTACGGACCTGGAAGACAGACTGGAAGACAGGCAACGCGTAATTGCTCATGAAGTATTAAAGGAAATTCGTAAACGTGTCGGTTTTCTTTTAGATGTCGGGCTGGATTACCTTACGCTAAACCGTGCATTGCGCACACTTTCGGGTGGTGAAGCGCAGCGGATCAGGCTGGCAACGCAGATTGGCACCCAGCTTACCGGCGTATTGTATATCATGGATGAGCCGAGTATCGGATTACACCAGCGCGATAATGTACGGCTGATCAATTCCTTAAAAAGCTTGCGTGACCTTGGCAATACGATTCTGGTAGTTGAGCATGACAAAGACATGATGCTTGCTTCGGACTATATCCTGGATATAGGGCCAGGTGCAGGCCGCCATGGAGGCCATGTTGTGGGTGCAGGAACACCGGAAGAATTTCTGAAAAACGGATCACTGACAGCTGAATATCTGAGTGGACGGGAAAGTATTGTAATTCCTAAAAAGCGCAGGAAAGGAAATGGAAGCACTATCTCTCTGAAAGGCTGTACAGGGCACAATCTTAAAAATGTGAACATGACGTTTCCATTGGGAACGATGATTTCTGTTACGGGCGTAAGCGGAAGCGGAAAATCTTCATTGATACATGAAACGTTATTTCCATTATTAAACCATTATTTTTATAAATCCAGGCGTGAACCCTTGGCTTATAAAAGTATTGATGGGCTGGAACATATTGATAAAGTAATTGAAGTAGACCAGTCGCCAATTGGGCGTACACCACGTTCTAATCCGGCTACTTATACCAATCTTTTTACTGATATCCGTTCGCTTTTTGCTGAATTACCTGAGGCTAAAATACGTGGTTACAAACCCGGCCGTTTCTCTTTCAATGTAAAAGGCGGAAGATGTGAGGATTGTGAAGGTGCGGGGATGAAAAAAATTGAAATGGATTTTCTGCCGGATGTACATGTGAACTGTGAAACCTGCAAGGGAAAAAGGTTTAACCGGGAAACGCTTGAAGTAAGGTTTAAGGGAAAATCTGTTGCAGATATTCTGGACATGACGGTAGAAACAGCATTGGAGTTCTTTGAAAACCTTCCACGCATTTTAAGAAAAGTACAAACGCTTAATGACGTAGGCCTGGGTTACATTACGTTAGGACAGCATGCTACAACATTGTCGGGCGGCGAAGCACAGCGTGTGAAACTTTCGGAAGAGCTTTCAAAAAGAGATACCGGAAAAACGCTGTATATATTGGATGAGCCAACAACCGGGCTTCATTTTCAGGATATACGGCATTTACTAAACGTATTAAACAAGCTGGTTGAAAAAGGAAATACAGTGCTCATTATTGAGCATAATATGGATGTGATCAAAGTTTCTGATCATATTATAGATATTGGCCCGGAAGGCGGTGCATTGGGAGGCCGGATTATTGCAGAAGGTACACCGGAAAAGGTTTCGAAAGTAAAAGGAAGTTATACCGGATATTTTTTGAAAGAGGAATTGAAGTAA
- a CDS encoding SusC/RagA family TonB-linked outer membrane protein: MKQNLRFLFSAAIPLLLAILMSSTVYAQEKQVTGKVTSSTDGIGLPGVNVQVKGTTTGTVTDTDGKYTISVKDNSATLVFSSIGFGKQELLVGSKSVLDVNLVDDVKSLSEVVVTGYGSQSKKEITGAVATLDSKQLLTTPATNLGQALQGKVPGVVIGNENSPGGGVSVRIRGFGTINDNSPLYVVDGVPTKGVGANGVSNTLNTLNLNDIESMQILKDASAASIYGSRAGNGVVIITTKRGKVGKPVFTYDTYYGTQRPGKLLDMLNTPQYADLTWKARINTLNQASMVDGAFPTGTTLVYPKHAQFGNGETPVIPDYIFPAGAGALVKDPVTGVLGPDPRLAQNPDGTYVNYSTDVNSANFNKTKWLITKANKTGTNWLKEIYQPAPIQNHQIGVSGGSETGRYAMSLNYFNQQGLMIHTSFKRYTLRSNTEFNISKRIRAGQNFQVGYASRIGQPNGNNAESNPTSFGYRVPPIVPVYDVAGNFAGTRGADVDNSVNPVSLLYRNKDNQQNEVRLFGNAYAEVDILKNLTAKTSFGIDYNLYNYRNYVPRDIESAEARSTQSLTTTNNYEWTWTWYNTLTYNVVLKDAHKLNIIAGTESIKNNYENFDASRTNFLVDALDNRFLSAGTGVQTNNGGGANWQLASEFGRASYSYSGRYLFDATIRRDRSSRFSAANNVAYFPAVSAGWVLSDESFAKSSANWLSYAKVRVGWGQTGNQEIGNLNPYTLYSTNPALSFYDINGAKTSATAGYELTQFGNPKAKWETTTSTNLGLDAALFKGTVDVAFDWYTRTTTDMLFPVAPPLTAGVAASPFQNIGSMRNRGVDLGISYNGKALDGDLTFTIGANFSTYRNVVTRTNGDPNTQYFGINDERIQNFVVTQQNHPISSFFGYKHDGIFQTDAGSKRSS; the protein is encoded by the coding sequence ATGAAACAAAATTTACGTTTTCTGTTCTCTGCTGCTATTCCATTGCTTTTAGCAATACTTATGAGCAGCACTGTGTATGCACAGGAAAAGCAGGTCACTGGTAAAGTAACTTCTTCCACAGATGGAATAGGTTTGCCCGGTGTCAATGTACAAGTTAAAGGCACTACAACAGGTACCGTTACCGATACTGATGGAAAGTATACGATCTCTGTAAAAGATAATAGTGCCACACTTGTATTCTCTTCCATTGGATTTGGGAAACAGGAGCTGCTGGTCGGCTCCAAATCGGTTTTGGATGTAAATCTGGTTGATGACGTAAAGAGCCTGAGCGAAGTCGTTGTTACGGGTTATGGGTCACAATCCAAGAAAGAAATCACCGGTGCCGTTGCAACGCTGGATTCCAAACAATTGCTGACCACTCCGGCTACCAACCTGGGCCAGGCATTGCAGGGTAAAGTACCAGGCGTTGTGATTGGTAACGAAAACAGTCCAGGAGGTGGTGTTTCTGTACGTATACGCGGGTTCGGTACCATCAACGACAACTCACCTTTATATGTAGTAGATGGTGTTCCGACAAAAGGTGTAGGAGCAAATGGCGTATCCAATACTCTGAACACGCTGAACCTGAATGATATTGAATCCATGCAGATTTTGAAAGATGCTTCTGCGGCTTCTATCTATGGATCACGTGCAGGTAATGGTGTTGTTATTATAACAACAAAAAGAGGAAAAGTCGGCAAACCTGTTTTCACCTATGACACATATTATGGTACACAGCGCCCAGGCAAGTTATTAGACATGCTGAATACGCCACAATACGCAGACCTGACCTGGAAAGCCAGAATCAATACGCTGAATCAGGCATCAATGGTAGATGGTGCATTTCCAACAGGTACCACTTTGGTGTACCCAAAACATGCCCAGTTTGGTAATGGTGAAACACCTGTTATTCCTGATTATATTTTCCCCGCAGGGGCAGGTGCTCTGGTAAAGGATCCAGTGACAGGTGTACTTGGACCTGACCCAAGATTGGCTCAAAATCCGGACGGAACCTATGTTAATTATAGTACGGATGTAAACTCTGCTAATTTTAATAAAACCAAATGGTTAATTACAAAAGCCAATAAGACAGGAACCAACTGGCTGAAAGAAATTTACCAGCCTGCTCCTATTCAAAACCACCAGATTGGTGTATCCGGTGGAAGTGAAACAGGACGTTATGCCATGTCATTGAACTATTTCAACCAACAGGGGTTAATGATTCATACGAGCTTTAAACGCTATACTTTACGTTCCAATACTGAATTTAATATCAGTAAGCGTATCAGAGCCGGTCAGAATTTCCAGGTTGGATATGCTTCAAGAATTGGCCAGCCCAATGGAAACAATGCTGAAAGTAACCCAACATCTTTTGGTTACAGGGTTCCTCCGATTGTTCCGGTTTATGATGTAGCAGGAAATTTTGCAGGAACACGTGGAGCTGATGTCGATAATTCGGTTAACCCGGTTTCATTGCTTTACCGTAATAAGGACAACCAGCAAAACGAGGTAAGATTATTCGGTAATGCTTATGCAGAAGTAGATATCCTTAAAAACCTTACAGCCAAAACCAGTTTTGGTATCGATTATAACTTGTATAATTATCGCAACTATGTTCCCCGTGACATTGAATCCGCGGAAGCAAGGAGCACACAAAGTTTGACAACGACCAATAACTATGAATGGACATGGACATGGTACAACACTTTAACCTACAATGTTGTATTGAAAGATGCTCATAAACTTAACATTATTGCTGGTACAGAATCCATCAAAAACAACTATGAAAACTTTGATGCAAGCCGTACAAACTTCCTTGTAGATGCATTGGACAACCGCTTTTTGAGCGCCGGTACCGGTGTACAAACCAACAACGGAGGAGGTGCCAACTGGCAGCTTGCTTCGGAATTCGGAAGAGCAAGCTATAGCTATTCAGGAAGATATTTATTCGATGCAACCATCCGTCGTGACCGGTCATCCCGGTTCTCTGCTGCGAATAACGTAGCTTATTTCCCGGCTGTAAGTGCCGGATGGGTTCTATCCGATGAAAGTTTTGCAAAATCATCAGCAAACTGGCTTTCTTATGCTAAAGTAAGAGTGGGATGGGGACAAACCGGTAATCAGGAAATCGGTAATTTAAATCCATACACGCTTTATTCTACGAACCCTGCCCTTTCTTTTTATGACATAAATGGTGCTAAAACGTCAGCAACCGCCGGTTATGAATTGACACAATTTGGTAATCCAAAAGCAAAATGGGAAACTACGACTTCTACTAACTTAGGATTAGATGCAGCTTTGTTTAAAGGAACAGTGGACGTTGCTTTTGACTGGTATACCCGTACAACTACTGATATGCTTTTCCCTGTTGCTCCTCCTCTGACAGCAGGGGTTGCTGCTTCTCCATTCCAAAATATCGGATCGATGAGAAACCGCGGTGTGGATTTGGGTATCAGCTATAACGGGAAAGCTTTGGACGGTGATCTTACTTTCACAATCGGAGCCAATTTCAGTACCTATCGTAACGTCGTAACCAGAACAAACGGAGACCCGAACACCCAATATTTTGGTATCAATGATGAACGTATCCAGAACTTTGTAGTAACACAACAGAACCATCCTATTTCATCTTTCTTCGGCTACAAACATGACGGGATTTTCCAAACGGATGCTGGAAGCAAAAGAAGCTCCTAA